The sequence below is a genomic window from Blastocatellia bacterium.
GGAAGTTCCAGCAACCGTTCGACCTCTTCCGCATCGCGGATGGTGTTGTCAATGAAGTCCTTACCGATGACAATCCCCAGGCCGAGAAAAAGTCCGGCAAAAAAGCCGAAGAGCAGAACCTTCGGACTCTGGCGATTGATCGGGACAGTGGGCGGAACGGCTCGATCCACCAGAGTGAGATTGTTGCGCAAAAGCTGGCCACTCAACTCCACCCGATTCAAGACCTGCTTCAACTCACCGGTGATTTCGCTGGTGATTCGCTGCTGGATGAGGTTGTCCAGGACGCGCGGATCGGTGCTGGCGCTCTGAATCTTTTGCTGTTCGGCATCGCGCGCTTGCCGGGCTTGCTCTTCTTTGATGCGGGCGGCTTCGACATCCCGTTTAAGCTGAGCCAGCGCCGCGGCGACGGCCGTCGGGATTTGTTGCTCCAGAGCAGCAATCTGAGCCCTCTTTTGCACCACCCGGGGATTGCGTTCGAGGTATCCTTTGCTCAGCAAGTCCTGGCATTCCTGTTCGAGTTTGGCTCTGGCCTGAAGCAGGGCGGAGAGTTCGGATCCTTCGGGCAGGAGTTGAGCAATCACCTGCGGTGAATCCTGGGATGCGACCGCCTGTTCATAACGGGCTTCCGCTTGCTGACGCTCCTGCTGAGCCTGAGCCAGAGCACGGGTGGCTTCCTGAAGAGCCCCGGTATCGAGCTGCGCTCCCGACTCCTGAAAGGGAACAATGCCTAACTGACGAAAAGCCTGTTGCAGCTCGACAATGGCTTGTTCTCGATTCTCTCGATTCTTCTCCAGGAGTTTTTCCAGCGCGGCGATCGTTTCATGGAAGCTTTTGCGGCGGGCTTCGAGATTATTTTCCACGTAAGCGGTCGCAATGGCATTGGCCCAATCGGCGGCTTCGATGGGCGATTCCCGCGTCACCTGAATTTGCAGCAGTCGCGTCTCCTGAAGCTGAGCGGTCGCCAGCGATGCCCGCAATTCCGCCACCAACTGGTCGCGCCGGTAATTCTTGTAGGACGGAAGGGCAATCAGTTGATCCGCCGCTCGCTCCAGCACCGTGTTGCTGCTGATGATCCGATGTTGCGAGTTGAAGTAGTACTCGTAGTCGTAGTAGCTGTTGAACTGCGGCTGCATGACCGCCGTGGTGGGATCAATTTGAGCGGCGGGCAGTTCAATGGCAACGGTCGCCTGAGCGCGATACAACGGCTTACGTAAGGCTCCCGAGATGAACGCGATGCCGGTGCACAGGACGATCGCTGCGACGATGGTCCATTTCCCCTGCCAGACCACGTCGAGGTAGTAGCGATAGTCGAAAGACACCAATGGACTGTCGTTCTCCATAAACCCAACGGCCATTTTAGCAGCCTTCCCAAGCCCGATCAACCAGATGACGCACGCCCTGCCCCCGCACAAAGTCCCCCCTTCCGAGGATAATGGTCCCGCAGCTTCTCGCGCCCGTTCTTTGCCCTAGACCTGGACGTTCGCGCGACTTTTCCATCATTTCCGACGGAGACTTTCCTGCGGATGAAAGGTCCCCACCGATCAATCATCCGCGGGCGATTCTCATCGTTTCCGGGCCGAAGCCCGTGGAGTACCCCTTCCACCCAACTGATGGAAGGCCAACAGGACCGATCATGTCAGGGGCCGGCTTTCTGATGACAGGCCCGGGAGATATTGACAACAGGCCTCCAATTCATCAATGATTCTCCGCCACTTTTCGTTTGCGTGGTACGGACTATGCCAATCACGGCGACATGTAGAAGGTGTGAGAGACGAGCAGTTGTGCTCTTGCT
It includes:
- a CDS encoding polysaccharide biosynthesis tyrosine autokinase → MAVGFMENDSPLVSFDYRYYLDVVWQGKWTIVAAIVLCTGIAFISGALRKPLYRAQATVAIELPAAQIDPTTAVMQPQFNSYYDYEYYFNSQHRIISSNTVLERAADQLIALPSYKNYRRDQLVAELRASLATAQLQETRLLQIQVTRESPIEAADWANAIATAYVENNLEARRKSFHETIAALEKLLEKNRENREQAIVELQQAFRQLGIVPFQESGAQLDTGALQEATRALAQAQQERQQAEARYEQAVASQDSPQVIAQLLPEGSELSALLQARAKLEQECQDLLSKGYLERNPRVVQKRAQIAALEQQIPTAVAAALAQLKRDVEAARIKEEQARQARDAEQQKIQSASTDPRVLDNLIQQRITSEITGELKQVLNRVELSGQLLRNNLTLVDRAVPPTVPINRQSPKVLLFGFFAGLFLGLGIVIGKDFIDNTIRDAEEVERLLELPALGEIPHASEGTEFARREAYHAVWTHIKFSRRGAGTQAILVTSATVEEGKTTVSADLARTAALLGGRTLLVDFDLRRPMLHKRLTMPRRLSDRRGAILIVDDEAPIRELVAETIRRLLSPNGSTRMEMPVSRILTASDGLEAIDLLKEEEVALAIVDLNLPGMSGTEVMAKIKALRPETEVIILTGHASLETAIEAVRQGAYDYITKPFEVGTLMKAVARALDKWTLQVESKKLRQPIPSTAGMAAYLAGDAELDEVICETDTPNLWLIPAGKPPQNPFALLDRAVLLDFVKAAKRRFDWVIIDSPPVASVSDPTVIASVVDSVVFVVRHNRTDRKLVRRAVKMLKQANDHILGVVLNDIDLKKRRYYYRHYYHYGYQPIESEEEAKVSAGPSSRWKWFSFKRQS